One Aulosira sp. FACHB-615 genomic window carries:
- a CDS encoding Uma2 family endonuclease gives MVQTPSKNLTLEEFLKLPETKPASEYIDAQIIQKPMPQGEHSTIQGELIITINGVTKPQKIARAFPELRCIFAGRAIVPDVSVFLWDRIPRNENGGVANVFALAPDWIIEILSPEQSQSKVIAKILHALKHGTQMGWLIDPSEKVVFVYFSNQPPELFDQAEQLLPVPSFASELQLTVGDLFGWLLE, from the coding sequence ATGGTACAGACACCATCCAAAAATTTGACATTAGAGGAGTTTCTCAAACTACCAGAAACTAAACCTGCTAGTGAATACATTGATGCTCAAATTATTCAGAAACCCATGCCACAAGGTGAACACAGTACAATTCAAGGTGAACTGATTATTACCATTAATGGAGTCACTAAGCCGCAGAAAATTGCGCGTGCATTTCCAGAGTTGCGCTGCATTTTTGCTGGACGTGCTATTGTTCCAGATGTATCTGTGTTTCTTTGGGACAGAATTCCGCGAAATGAAAATGGGGGTGTAGCAAATGTTTTTGCATTAGCACCCGATTGGATAATTGAAATCCTTTCTCCTGAGCAAAGCCAAAGTAAGGTGATTGCTAAAATATTGCACGCTTTGAAGCATGGAACTCAAATGGGTTGGTTGATTGACCCAAGTGAAAAAGTAGTATTTGTTTATTTCTCAAATCAGCCACCAGAGTTATTTGATCAAGCAGAGCAGTTACTTCCTGTACCATCTTTTGCGAGTGAGTTACAGCTTACTGTAGGTGATTTGTTCGGTTGGCTATTAGAGTAG
- a CDS encoding type II toxin-antitoxin system HicA family toxin yields the protein MSKLPSISGQECVKALEKIGFYQKRRESSHIIMRRDEPFAQVVVPDHQELAKGTLRAIIRDIDLSVEEFIALL from the coding sequence GTGAGTAAGCTACCCAGCATTTCAGGACAAGAATGTGTCAAAGCTCTAGAAAAAATTGGCTTCTACCAAAAACGAAGAGAAAGCAGTCACATTATTATGCGTCGAGATGAGCCATTTGCTCAAGTTGTTGTTCCTGATCATCAAGAGTTAGCTAAAGGAACTTTGAGGGCGATTATTCGAGATATTGATTTAAGTGTAGAGGAGTTTATCGCATTACTTTAG
- a CDS encoding type II toxin-antitoxin system HicB family antitoxin: MSQNIRQVIMYRDEDGYWIVECPSLKGCVSQGKTKEEALVNIKEAIAGYVAALKEDGLPIPEENFETFLVVV; the protein is encoded by the coding sequence ATGAGCCAAAATATCAGGCAAGTAATCATGTATCGGGACGAAGATGGCTACTGGATTGTAGAGTGTCCCAGCCTCAAAGGTTGCGTCAGCCAAGGGAAAACGAAAGAGGAAGCCCTTGTAAATATTAAAGAAGCGATCGCCGGCTATGTTGCTGCACTTAAAGAAGATGGCTTACCCATCCCAGAAGAAAACTTTGAAACATTTCTGGTGGTTGTGTGA
- a CDS encoding endonuclease/exonuclease/phosphatase family protein — protein sequence MTTFLFWNINKKPLIKEITNLCRIYNVDLLILAESNISDVEILLSINSDEQRVYLALFNTLSTRIKFYFRYPPECVEPVTDEGYISIRRLSPPIGNDILIAGIHLSSKLRMTEDDQKFQATRMAEVIREAEVRVGHERTIVIGDLNMNPFEVGVVAADGFHAVMDQNIARKRSRTVQGKERLFFYNPMWGKMGDTTPEPPGTYFYPSSGYVNYFWNTFDQVLLRPDLLDFFSPKNLKIISDIDGKSLLTSNNKISTAYSDHLPIVIQLDNERIDNVSQ from the coding sequence ATGACCACATTCTTATTTTGGAATATAAACAAAAAGCCATTAATCAAAGAAATTACTAATCTTTGCAGAATATATAATGTTGACCTTTTAATATTGGCAGAATCAAATATTTCTGATGTAGAAATTTTATTAAGCATAAATTCAGACGAGCAAAGAGTTTATTTAGCATTGTTTAATACTTTATCTACAAGAATTAAATTTTACTTTAGATATCCGCCAGAATGTGTAGAACCCGTAACAGATGAAGGATACATATCTATTAGAAGGCTATCACCACCTATTGGCAATGATATTCTGATAGCAGGGATTCATCTTTCTAGCAAACTTCGTATGACAGAAGATGATCAAAAATTCCAAGCAACAAGAATGGCTGAAGTCATTAGAGAAGCTGAGGTAAGAGTTGGACATGAGAGAACTATAGTTATCGGTGACTTAAATATGAATCCCTTTGAAGTAGGTGTTGTTGCAGCAGACGGTTTTCATGCGGTAATGGATCAAAATATTGCCCGTAAGCGTAGCCGAACCGTACAGGGAAAAGAGAGATTATTTTTTTACAATCCTATGTGGGGGAAAATGGGCGATACAACTCCTGAACCTCCAGGTACGTATTTCTATCCAAGTTCTGGTTATGTCAACTATTTTTGGAACACTTTTGACCAAGTTTTATTAAGACCTGATTTATTAGACTTTTTTAGTCCAAAAAATTTAAAAATCATCTCTGATATTGATGGCAAAAGCCTATTAACATCTAATAATAAAATTTCAACTGCTTATTCTGATCATCTACCAATAGTTATTCAACTTGATAATGAGAGGATTGATAATGTCTCCCAATAA
- the mfd gene encoding transcription-repair coupling factor, which yields MAFSSIVRALARSPLTTELLSKLNRQQDLRLNGIPRLPKGLVASALAQNSGRNLFVVCATLEEAGRAYAQLEAMGWSTVHFYPTSEASPYEPFDPETEMTWGQMQVLADLVKGQSSVISQQLSVNSQQSSVNGQNKTIAVVATTGALQPHLPPPEAFTPLSLTLTKGMEFDLNTFSTKITTLGYERVPLVETEGQWSRRGDIVDVFPVSSELPVRLEWFGDEIEQIREFDPSTQRSALDKIAQVVLTPTSFTPIILDALKDSAEFQVLSAELKNESELTTEESGVLEGSRRFLGLAFDKPASVLDYLPENTLIAIDEPEQCHAHSDRWVENAEEQWSLGTGELDLGSLQLPKIHRSFDDCLTELTQFPTVYLSEIAEENNGINLASRSVPVTPHQFGKLAETLRQERDRNFSIWLISAQPSRSVSLLQEHDCPAQFIPNPRDYQAIEKLQINHTPVALKYSGLAELEGFILPTFRLVVVTDREFYGQHSLATPGYIRKRRKAASKQVDPNKLRPGDYVVHRSHGIGKFVKLESLTINDETRDYIVVQYADGLLRVAADQVGSLSRFRATGDKAPELHKMTGKAWDNTKNRVRKAIKKLAVDLLKLYAARSQQQGYAYPHDMPWQEEMEDSFPYQPTTDQLKAVQDVKRDMESDRPMDRLVCGDVGFGKTEVAIRAIFKAVTSGKQVALLAPTTILTQQHYHTLKERFAPYPVNVGLLNRFRTAEERRNIQKRLATGELDIVVGTHQLLGKGVSFRDLGLLVVDEEQRFGVNQKEKIKSLKTQVDVLTLSATPIPRTLYMSLSGIREMSLITTPPPTRRPIQTHLSPLNPETVRSAIRQELDRGGQVFYVVPRVEGIEETTAKLREMIPGGRFAIAHGQMDESELESTMLTFSNGEADILVCTTIIESGLDIPRVNTILIEDAHRFGLAQLYQLRGRVGRAGIQAHAWLFYPKQRTLSDAARQRLRAIQEFTQLGSGYQLAMRDMEIRGVGNLLGAEQSGQMDAIGFDLYMEMLEEAIREIRGQEIPQVDDTQIDLNLTAFIPADYIPDIDQKMSAYRAVAAAKSKEELTQIAAEWSDRYGTLPVPANQLLRVMELKQIAKKLGFSRIKPENKQHVILETPMEEPAWNLLAANLPEHLKTRFVYSPGKVTVRGLAVMKADQQLQSLIDAMGRMQGAIAEAAVV from the coding sequence ATGGCATTTTCTTCGATTGTGCGTGCCTTGGCGCGATCGCCACTCACCACAGAACTACTTTCTAAGCTCAATCGTCAACAAGATTTACGCTTAAATGGTATTCCCCGTCTACCCAAGGGCTTGGTAGCATCGGCATTAGCACAAAATTCAGGAAGGAATTTATTTGTCGTCTGTGCGACCCTAGAAGAAGCCGGACGCGCCTACGCTCAATTAGAGGCGATGGGCTGGTCAACAGTACATTTTTATCCAACTTCCGAAGCCTCACCTTACGAGCCTTTTGACCCCGAAACGGAAATGACCTGGGGACAAATGCAGGTTTTGGCGGATTTGGTGAAGGGTCAGTCATCAGTTATCAGTCAACAGTTATCAGTTAACAGTCAACAGTCATCAGTTAATGGTCAAAATAAGACGATAGCGGTGGTTGCTACTACAGGGGCGTTACAGCCGCATTTGCCGCCGCCAGAGGCTTTTACACCTCTAAGCCTGACCTTGACTAAAGGCATGGAATTTGACCTGAATACTTTCAGTACCAAAATTACTACCTTGGGTTACGAGCGAGTACCTTTAGTAGAAACAGAAGGTCAATGGAGTCGGCGCGGTGATATTGTCGATGTTTTCCCGGTTTCTTCAGAATTGCCAGTGCGCTTGGAATGGTTTGGCGACGAAATTGAGCAAATCAGAGAATTTGACCCGTCAACCCAGCGTTCCGCCCTTGACAAAATAGCTCAGGTTGTGCTGACACCGACTAGTTTCACTCCCATAATTTTGGACGCACTTAAAGATAGTGCTGAGTTCCAAGTGCTAAGTGCTGAGTTGAAAAATGAATCGGAACTTACAACGGAAGAATCGGGAGTTTTAGAAGGTAGCAGGCGGTTTTTGGGGTTGGCTTTTGATAAACCAGCATCGGTTTTAGATTATCTGCCTGAAAATACTTTAATTGCCATTGACGAACCAGAACAGTGTCACGCCCATAGCGATCGCTGGGTGGAAAATGCTGAGGAACAATGGTCGCTGGGGACTGGGGAATTAGATTTGGGTTCTCTGCAATTGCCGAAAATTCATCGGTCATTTGATGATTGTCTAACTGAACTTACCCAATTTCCCACTGTTTATTTATCGGAAATCGCCGAGGAAAACAACGGGATTAATTTAGCCAGCCGTTCTGTACCTGTGACACCCCATCAGTTTGGCAAGCTGGCGGAAACATTACGCCAAGAACGCGATCGCAATTTCTCAATTTGGCTAATTTCTGCCCAACCTTCCCGTTCTGTCTCTCTATTACAAGAACACGACTGTCCGGCGCAATTTATCCCCAACCCGCGCGACTACCAAGCCATTGAAAAGCTACAAATCAACCATACCCCAGTCGCCTTAAAATACTCTGGTTTGGCGGAACTGGAAGGATTTATTCTGCCAACTTTCCGTTTAGTCGTGGTCACAGACCGGGAATTTTACGGTCAGCATTCCCTCGCCACGCCAGGATATATCCGCAAACGTCGGAAGGCGGCTTCCAAGCAAGTTGACCCGAATAAATTACGTCCGGGAGATTATGTAGTTCACAGAAGCCACGGGATAGGTAAGTTTGTCAAGCTGGAAAGTTTGACGATTAACGACGAAACCCGTGATTACATCGTCGTACAATACGCTGATGGTTTGTTGCGGGTGGCGGCTGACCAAGTTGGTTCTTTGTCAAGGTTCCGCGCCACAGGCGATAAAGCCCCAGAACTGCACAAAATGACTGGGAAGGCTTGGGACAATACCAAGAATCGCGTCCGTAAAGCCATCAAGAAATTAGCGGTAGATTTGCTGAAATTATATGCAGCGCGATCGCAACAACAAGGTTACGCCTATCCTCACGATATGCCTTGGCAAGAGGAAATGGAAGATTCTTTCCCTTACCAACCGACAACAGACCAGCTAAAAGCCGTCCAAGATGTCAAACGCGACATGGAAAGCGATCGGCCAATGGATCGGTTAGTATGTGGTGACGTTGGTTTTGGTAAAACGGAAGTCGCAATCCGCGCCATTTTCAAAGCCGTGACTTCTGGTAAACAAGTCGCACTCCTCGCACCAACTACCATTCTTACCCAGCAACACTACCACACCTTGAAAGAACGCTTTGCCCCCTACCCTGTGAATGTCGGCTTACTCAACCGCTTCCGCACTGCTGAAGAACGTCGTAATATTCAAAAACGATTAGCGACAGGCGAGTTAGATATCGTTGTGGGTACGCACCAACTGTTAGGAAAAGGCGTATCTTTCCGCGACTTGGGTTTATTGGTGGTGGATGAAGAACAAAGATTTGGGGTGAATCAAAAAGAGAAAATCAAATCCTTGAAAACTCAGGTTGATGTACTCACACTTTCCGCCACACCTATTCCCCGTACGTTGTATATGTCCTTGTCGGGGATTCGGGAAATGAGTTTGATTACCACACCACCCCCAACCCGCCGACCAATTCAAACCCATCTTTCACCGTTGAATCCCGAAACAGTCCGCAGTGCAATTCGCCAAGAATTAGACCGAGGCGGACAGGTATTTTATGTAGTTCCGCGAGTGGAAGGAATTGAAGAGACGACAGCCAAATTGCGAGAGATGATACCGGGAGGAAGATTTGCGATCGCTCACGGGCAAATGGACGAAAGCGAGTTAGAATCAACCATGCTCACCTTCAGTAATGGTGAAGCAGACATCTTGGTATGTACAACAATTATTGAATCAGGTTTAGATATTCCCCGCGTCAACACCATCTTAATTGAAGACGCACACCGCTTTGGATTAGCGCAACTATACCAATTACGCGGTCGTGTCGGTCGTGCAGGTATTCAAGCCCATGCTTGGTTATTCTATCCCAAGCAGCGCACCTTATCTGATGCCGCGCGGCAGAGATTAAGAGCGATACAAGAATTTACTCAACTCGGTTCCGGCTATCAATTGGCAATGCGCGACATGGAAATCAGGGGTGTGGGTAACTTGCTGGGTGCAGAACAATCTGGTCAAATGGATGCGATCGGTTTTGATTTGTACATGGAAATGTTAGAAGAAGCGATTCGAGAAATTCGCGGTCAAGAAATACCCCAAGTTGACGATACGCAAATTGACCTCAACCTCACCGCATTTATACCCGCCGATTACATTCCCGATATTGATCAAAAGATGAGTGCGTACCGTGCAGTAGCGGCGGCGAAATCTAAAGAAGAACTCACGCAGATTGCAGCAGAATGGAGCGATCGCTATGGTACTTTACCCGTTCCCGCCAATCAACTTTTGCGCGTTATGGAACTCAAACAAATAGCCAAAAAATTAGGATTTAGCCGGATTAAACCAGAAAACAAACAACACGTAATTTTAGAAACACCAATGGAAGAACCTGCATGGAATTTACTTGCAGCCAACTTACCAGAACATTTAAAAACGCGCTTTGTTTACTCCCCTGGTAAAGTCACAGTCCGAGGTTTAGCGGTGATGAAAGCCGACCAACAATTGCAAAGCTTAATTGATGCAATGGGGAGAATGCAAGGTGCGATCGCAGAGGCGGCTGTTGTTTGA
- a CDS encoding hemolysin family protein, whose amino-acid sequence MSSITSEILIILVLIIANGIFSMSEMAVVSARKVRLQQLANQGDANARAALKLAESPNNFLSTVQVGISLIGILTGAFGGATIANRLAVYVKLIPLLAPYSEPVSFGIVVLIITYLSLIIGELVPKRLALNNPERIAAFVAIPMRALAAIASPAVHLLSASTELVLRILGITPSEEPQVTEEEIKILIEQGTEAGTFEEAEQDMVERVFRLGDRPVSSFMTPRPDIIWLDLEDTAEENRQKMTENGYSRYPVCQGGLDNVLGIIPVTDLLARSFRNEALDLTVGLRQPVFVPESTRGLKVLELFKQTITHMAIVVDEYGVIQGLVTLNDIMSEIVGDVPADLDEDEPQYVQREDGSWLLDGMLPVEKFFELFEMEEWDDERGSYQTLGGFVITHLGRIPSAADHFEWEGMRVEVMDMDGNRVDKVLVVPMIDKAEAKKESE is encoded by the coding sequence ATGTCCTCCATCACTTCTGAAATTTTAATCATTTTGGTACTAATTATTGCCAACGGGATCTTCTCGATGTCGGAGATGGCTGTTGTCTCAGCGCGGAAGGTCAGGCTTCAGCAGCTTGCTAATCAAGGAGATGCTAACGCCAGAGCAGCATTGAAACTAGCAGAATCTCCCAATAATTTCTTATCTACCGTTCAAGTCGGAATTTCCCTCATCGGTATTCTGACTGGTGCTTTTGGGGGAGCGACAATTGCTAACCGCTTGGCAGTATATGTAAAACTGATCCCCTTGTTAGCTCCTTACAGCGAACCAGTATCTTTTGGGATAGTCGTTTTAATTATTACGTATTTATCTTTGATCATCGGGGAATTAGTGCCGAAGCGTTTGGCATTAAATAACCCAGAAAGAATAGCAGCGTTTGTGGCGATCCCAATGCGGGCTTTAGCAGCGATCGCTTCCCCAGCAGTGCATTTATTGAGTGCTTCTACAGAATTGGTGTTGCGAATTTTAGGAATCACCCCTTCAGAAGAACCGCAGGTAACTGAAGAAGAAATTAAAATCTTGATTGAACAAGGTACAGAAGCGGGAACCTTTGAAGAAGCAGAACAAGATATGGTAGAACGGGTGTTTCGTTTAGGCGATCGCCCTGTCAGTTCTTTTATGACACCCCGCCCTGATATCATCTGGCTAGACTTAGAAGACACCGCCGAAGAAAACCGCCAGAAAATGACTGAAAATGGTTATTCCCGGTATCCAGTTTGTCAGGGAGGGCTTGATAATGTCCTGGGGATCATCCCTGTCACCGATTTACTCGCTCGCAGTTTTCGGAATGAAGCTTTAGATTTGACAGTGGGTTTGCGTCAACCTGTATTTGTCCCCGAAAGCACCCGTGGCTTGAAAGTGTTGGAATTATTCAAGCAAACTATCACCCACATGGCCATTGTGGTGGATGAATACGGCGTAATTCAAGGATTAGTCACCCTTAACGACATTATGAGCGAAATTGTCGGTGATGTTCCCGCCGATCTCGACGAAGACGAACCCCAATATGTACAGAGAGAAGATGGTTCTTGGCTGTTGGACGGTATGTTACCCGTAGAAAAGTTTTTTGAACTATTCGAGATGGAAGAATGGGATGACGAACGCGGTAGCTATCAAACCTTGGGGGGCTTTGTCATCACCCATTTAGGCCGCATCCCCTCCGCCGCCGATCATTTTGAATGGGAAGGAATGCGGGTTGAGGTGATGGATATGGACGGTAATCGGGTAGATAAAGTGTTAGTTGTGCCAATGATTGATAAAGCAGAGGCGAAGAAAGAATCTGAGTAG
- a CDS encoding aldo/keto reductase, whose amino-acid sequence MLYRRFGRTELQMPVFSCGGMRYQFKWQDVSWSDIPSDNQKNLEATIHRAIELGINHIETARGYGSSEMQLGKILPKFPREQLIVQTKVSPVADAKEFRKTFEQSLKYLQLDYVDLFSLHGINDAELLEYSVRPGGCLDVARQLQAEGKVRFIGFSTHGATDLIVQAINTNQFDYVNLHWYYINQWNWPAILAATRLDMGVFIISPSDKGGKLYNPPKKLVNLCAPLSPMVFNDLFCLSHSQVHTLSIGAAKPQDFDEHLKTLALLDESSEILPPILARLEEEAIATLGEDWVKNWHLNLPTWEHTPGGINIPMILLLWNLANAYDLVDYAKTRYNLMGNASHWFPGNKADKLNEVDLRQCLVLSPQAQKIPQILAKAHEMLGGEEVKRLSQS is encoded by the coding sequence ATGCTATACAGAAGATTTGGACGCACAGAATTACAGATGCCGGTTTTTTCTTGCGGCGGCATGAGATATCAGTTCAAATGGCAAGATGTTTCTTGGTCAGATATTCCTTCAGATAACCAGAAAAATCTTGAAGCCACAATTCATAGAGCCATCGAACTCGGTATTAATCACATTGAAACTGCTCGTGGTTATGGTAGCTCAGAAATGCAATTGGGTAAAATTCTGCCCAAGTTTCCGCGCGAACAATTAATTGTCCAAACCAAAGTTTCACCCGTTGCTGATGCCAAAGAATTCCGCAAAACATTTGAACAATCACTCAAGTATCTTCAGTTAGATTATGTAGACTTATTTAGTTTGCATGGTATTAATGATGCGGAATTACTAGAATATAGCGTCCGTCCTGGCGGTTGTTTGGATGTAGCCAGACAATTACAAGCTGAAGGCAAAGTCAGATTTATTGGCTTTTCTACCCACGGTGCTACAGATTTAATTGTGCAGGCAATTAATACCAATCAATTTGATTATGTAAATCTGCATTGGTACTACATTAATCAATGGAATTGGCCTGCTATTTTAGCTGCTACTCGCCTGGATATGGGTGTGTTTATTATTAGTCCTTCGGATAAAGGAGGGAAGTTATATAACCCACCAAAAAAATTAGTGAATCTTTGTGCGCCGTTGAGTCCGATGGTGTTTAATGATTTATTTTGTTTGAGTCATTCTCAGGTGCATACCTTGAGTATCGGTGCAGCCAAACCCCAAGATTTTGATGAACACCTGAAGACATTAGCGTTATTAGATGAATCTTCCGAAATTTTACCGCCAATTTTAGCGAGACTAGAAGAAGAAGCGATCGCCACTCTCGGCGAAGATTGGGTAAAAAATTGGCATCTTAACTTACCAACCTGGGAACACACTCCCGGCGGTATCAATATCCCAATGATTTTATTGTTATGGAATTTAGCCAATGCCTACGACTTGGTAGACTATGCCAAAACCCGTTACAACCTCATGGGTAATGCTAGTCATTGGTTTCCTGGGAACAAAGCAGATAAACTCAACGAAGTAGATTTACGCCAATGTCTTGTCCTGAGTCCCCAAGCTCAGAAAATTCCCCAAATTTTGGCAAAAGCCCATGAAATGTTGGGTGGAGAAGAAGTGAAGCGATTGTCTCAATCGTAA
- the leuD gene encoding 3-isopropylmalate dehydratase small subunit: protein MGSEIKQVSGQAVPLVGNDIDTDRIIPARFLKAITFDGLGENAFIDDRTALKGEHPFDQPQYQGANVLIVNRNFGCGSSREHAPQAIAKWGIKVLIGESFAEIFLGNCVAIGVPCVTADGATVKQLQELVTANPQATVTINLETLQVQIGDFTAPVFIGEGSRNMFVSGSWDACGQLVANADKIRSTAAKLPYVGWGKLAV from the coding sequence ATGGGAAGTGAAATTAAACAAGTATCTGGGCAGGCTGTACCTTTAGTTGGTAATGACATTGATACAGACCGGATTATTCCTGCTCGTTTTTTAAAGGCGATTACCTTTGATGGTTTGGGTGAAAATGCGTTTATTGATGACCGCACCGCTTTAAAGGGTGAACATCCCTTTGACCAGCCCCAGTATCAAGGCGCAAATGTGTTGATTGTGAATCGTAACTTTGGCTGTGGTTCATCGCGGGAACATGCGCCACAAGCGATCGCTAAATGGGGTATTAAAGTTTTAATTGGTGAAAGTTTTGCCGAAATTTTCTTGGGTAATTGTGTGGCGATTGGTGTACCTTGTGTAACTGCGGATGGGGCAACAGTCAAACAATTACAAGAACTAGTCACAGCAAATCCCCAAGCCACAGTAACAATAAATTTAGAAACCTTACAAGTGCAGATTGGTGACTTTACAGCCCCAGTTTTCATCGGTGAAGGTTCTAGAAATATGTTCGTTTCTGGTAGTTGGGATGCTTGTGGTCAGTTAGTTGCTAACGCTGATAAAATTCGCTCTACGGCTGCGAAATTGCCTTATGTCGGTTGGGGTAAGTTGGCTGTATAA
- the leuC gene encoding 3-isopropylmalate dehydratase large subunit: MSKGTLFDKVWDLHTVGTLPSGLTQLFIGLHLIHEVTSPQAFAMLRERGLEVLFPQRTVATVDHIVPTDNQARPFADSVAEAMIQALEQNCQENNLTFYNIGSGNQGIVHVIAPELGLTQPGMTIACGDSHTSSHGAFGAIAFGIGTSQVRDVLASQTLALAKLKVRKIEVNGTLNPGVYAKDVILHIIRTLGVKGGVGYAYEFAGTTFAAMNMEERMTVCNMAIEGGARCGYVNPDQVTYDYLQDRDFAPKGADWDQAVTWWESIKSDADAEYDDVVVFDAAEISPTVTWGITPGQGIGINQFIPKPEELAEEDRFIAEEAYRYMDLLPGQAIKGTKIDVCFIGSCTNGRLSDLREAAKIAQGRRVAEGVKAFVVPGSERVKQAAEAEGLDKIFAAAGFEWREPGCSMCLAMNPDKLQGRQISASSSNRNFKGRQGSASGRTLLMSPAMVATAAIKGEVADVRDLL; this comes from the coding sequence CGTTGGTACACTTCCTTCAGGGCTGACACAACTATTTATCGGCCTGCATCTAATTCATGAAGTCACTAGTCCCCAAGCCTTTGCGATGTTGCGCGAACGAGGTCTGGAGGTACTGTTTCCCCAGCGCACAGTAGCGACAGTAGATCACATCGTACCTACGGATAATCAGGCGCGTCCTTTTGCTGACAGTGTAGCAGAAGCAATGATTCAAGCCTTAGAACAGAACTGTCAAGAAAATAATTTAACTTTTTATAATATTGGTTCCGGCAATCAAGGTATAGTCCATGTGATTGCCCCAGAGTTAGGATTAACCCAGCCAGGAATGACGATCGCTTGTGGAGATAGCCACACATCGAGTCATGGTGCTTTCGGTGCGATCGCCTTTGGGATTGGGACAAGTCAAGTCCGCGATGTTCTCGCCTCCCAAACCCTAGCCCTCGCTAAACTCAAAGTCCGCAAAATAGAAGTGAACGGCACTCTCAACCCCGGTGTCTACGCCAAAGATGTAATTTTGCATATTATCCGTACCCTGGGCGTGAAAGGTGGTGTTGGTTACGCTTATGAATTTGCCGGGACTACCTTTGCAGCCATGAACATGGAAGAACGGATGACCGTCTGTAATATGGCTATTGAAGGTGGGGCGAGATGCGGTTACGTCAATCCCGATCAAGTCACCTACGATTATCTCCAAGATAGAGACTTTGCCCCCAAAGGTGCAGACTGGGATCAAGCAGTAACTTGGTGGGAATCCATCAAGAGTGATGCTGATGCCGAATATGATGATGTCGTGGTGTTTGATGCAGCCGAGATTTCACCGACAGTTACTTGGGGAATCACCCCCGGTCAAGGAATCGGCATTAATCAATTCATCCCCAAACCCGAAGAACTGGCGGAAGAAGACCGTTTTATTGCCGAAGAAGCTTATCGCTACATGGATTTATTACCCGGTCAAGCAATCAAAGGCACAAAAATCGATGTCTGCTTTATTGGTAGCTGCACCAACGGTAGACTCAGCGATTTGCGAGAAGCTGCCAAAATTGCCCAAGGTCGTCGCGTGGCTGAAGGAGTCAAAGCCTTTGTTGTCCCCGGTTCCGAACGAGTCAAGCAAGCCGCCGAAGCCGAAGGGTTAGACAAAATCTTTGCCGCCGCAGGTTTTGAATGGCGGGAACCAGGATGTTCGATGTGTCTGGCGATGAACCCCGACAAACTCCAAGGTAGACAAATCAGTGCTTCTTCTTCTAACCGCAACTTTAAAGGTAGGCAAGGTTCTGCTTCTGGGCGCACATTACTGATGAGTCCGGCGATGGTGGCGACTGCGGCTATTAAGGGCGAAGTTGCTGACGTGCGCGACTTGCTGTAG